One region of Natronorubrum aibiense genomic DNA includes:
- a CDS encoding rhomboid family intramembrane serine protease yields the protein MTPRSRSRSKSSDRSGTTASGSESPIYELVVVFVVIFALQQLTALISLGFMAGLFVLTPPLSANPWTIVTSVYAHGSVGHLLSNSLALVVFGWPVARATTRLRFHAFFLVTGAIAGVVQILVTNAAAAIPLVGVAGTAGVLGASGAVFALLGYLVAANRLSSGLRSVVDVPPWLAAVIVIALAVAVTLATTAPGVALLAHFSGFVLGLLAGRARILSVDSRRTVA from the coding sequence ATGACGCCTCGCTCACGGTCGCGCTCGAAATCCAGCGACCGCTCCGGGACGACCGCCAGCGGTTCGGAGAGCCCTATCTACGAGTTGGTCGTCGTCTTCGTCGTCATCTTCGCACTCCAGCAGCTGACGGCCCTGATCAGTCTCGGCTTCATGGCTGGACTGTTCGTCCTCACGCCACCGCTGTCGGCGAACCCGTGGACAATCGTCACGAGCGTCTACGCCCACGGCAGCGTCGGTCACTTGCTCTCGAACAGCCTCGCGTTGGTCGTCTTCGGCTGGCCGGTCGCCCGGGCGACGACGCGACTGCGCTTTCACGCTTTCTTTCTCGTTACGGGTGCTATCGCTGGCGTTGTACAGATCCTCGTAACGAACGCCGCGGCGGCGATCCCGCTCGTTGGTGTCGCCGGCACTGCAGGCGTCCTCGGTGCTAGCGGCGCTGTTTTCGCGCTTCTCGGCTACCTCGTCGCTGCGAACCGACTCTCGAGCGGGCTGCGATCGGTTGTCGACGTTCCACCGTGGCTGGCCGCCGTCATCGTCATCGCGCTCGCTGTGGCCGTTACGCTCGCGACCACGGCCCCCGGCGTTGCACTGCTCGCTCACTTCTCGGGTTTCGTCCTCGGACTGCTCGCCGGGCGCGCTCGCATCCTCTCGGTCGACTCACGTCGCACCGTCGCGTAG
- the rpsJ gene encoding 30S ribosomal protein S10, with translation MQQARVRLAGTSPDDLDDICDDVREIANNTGVNLSGPIPLPTKTLEVPTRKSPDGEGTATWEHWEMRVHKRLIDLDADERALRQLMRIQVPNDVSIEIVLED, from the coding sequence ATGCAGCAGGCACGCGTTCGACTCGCGGGCACGAGTCCAGACGACTTAGACGACATCTGTGACGACGTCCGCGAGATTGCGAACAACACCGGCGTCAACCTGAGCGGTCCGATCCCGCTGCCGACGAAGACCCTCGAGGTGCCGACCCGGAAGTCGCCTGACGGCGAGGGCACCGCCACGTGGGAGCACTGGGAGATGCGCGTCCACAAGCGCCTGATCGATCTGGACGCCGACGAACGCGCACTCCGACAGCTCATGCGCATTCAGGTGCCAAACGACGTCTCCATCGAGATCGTCCTCGAAGACTAA
- the tuf gene encoding translation elongation factor EF-1 subunit alpha, producing MSEQHQNLAIIGHVDHGKSTLVGRLLYETGSVPEHVIEQHREEAEEKGKGGFEFAYVMDNLAEERERGVTIDIAHQEFSTDAYDFTIVDCPGHRDFVKNMITGASQADNAVLVVAADDGVAPQTQEHVFLARTLGIDELIIGVNKMDVVDYQESTFNEVVEEVEQLLKQVQFQTDGASFIPISAFEGDNIAEASDNTPWYDGRTLLEALNDLPAPEPPTDAPLRLPIQDVYTISGIGTVPVGRIETGVMNIGDNVSFQPSDVGGEVKTIEMHHEEVPKAEPGDNVGFNVRGIGKDDIRRGDVCGPADDPPSVAETFQAQVVVMQHPSVITAGYTPVFHAHTAQVACTIESIDKKMDPASGEVAEENPDFIQSGDAAVVTIRPQKPLSIEPSSEIPELGSFAIRDMGQTIAAGKVLEVHEK from the coding sequence ATGAGCGAACAACACCAGAACCTGGCCATCATCGGTCACGTTGACCACGGGAAGAGTACGCTCGTGGGACGCCTCCTCTACGAGACGGGGAGCGTACCAGAGCACGTCATCGAACAGCACCGCGAAGAAGCAGAAGAGAAGGGCAAGGGCGGATTCGAGTTCGCCTACGTCATGGACAACCTCGCCGAAGAGCGAGAGCGTGGTGTCACCATCGACATCGCCCACCAGGAGTTCTCCACGGACGCCTACGACTTCACCATCGTCGACTGTCCTGGCCACCGCGACTTCGTGAAGAACATGATCACGGGCGCATCCCAGGCAGACAACGCCGTCCTCGTCGTCGCCGCTGACGACGGTGTCGCGCCCCAGACCCAGGAGCACGTTTTCCTGGCTCGTACCCTCGGTATCGACGAACTCATCATCGGCGTCAACAAGATGGACGTCGTCGACTACCAGGAATCGACCTTCAACGAGGTCGTCGAGGAAGTCGAACAGCTGCTCAAGCAGGTTCAGTTCCAGACCGACGGCGCCTCGTTCATCCCGATCTCGGCGTTCGAAGGCGACAACATCGCAGAAGCCTCCGATAACACGCCGTGGTACGACGGCCGTACCCTGCTCGAGGCACTCAACGACCTGCCGGCACCGGAGCCACCAACGGACGCACCGCTCCGACTCCCAATCCAGGACGTCTACACCATCTCCGGCATCGGTACCGTCCCAGTCGGACGTATCGAGACCGGTGTCATGAACATCGGCGACAACGTCTCCTTCCAGCCATCGGACGTCGGTGGCGAAGTGAAGACGATCGAGATGCACCACGAAGAGGTGCCAAAGGCCGAGCCCGGTGACAACGTCGGATTCAACGTCCGCGGCATCGGCAAGGACGACATCCGCCGTGGTGACGTCTGTGGTCCAGCCGACGACCCACCAAGCGTCGCCGAGACGTTCCAGGCACAGGTCGTCGTCATGCAGCACCCATCCGTGATCACGGCCGGCTACACGCCAGTCTTCCACGCCCACACGGCTCAGGTCGCCTGTACGATCGAGTCGATCGACAAGAAGATGGACCCCGCAAGCGGCGAGGTCGCCGAGGAGAACCCCGACTTCATCCAGTCGGGTGACGCTGCTGTGGTCACCATCCGACCACAAAAGCCCCTCAGCATCGAGCCATCCAGCGAAATCCCAGAGCTCGGGAGCTTCGCCATCCGCGACATGGGTCAGACCATCGCGGCCGGCAAGGTCCTCGAGGTTCACGAGAAATAA
- a CDS encoding homoserine dehydrogenase, with amino-acid sequence MQLAILGAGDVGRSVADLAGEYGHDVVALADSTTAAVDDDGIDIAGALERKAGDEPLGSSDPTDVFDADYDVLVEATPTTLGDAEPGFSHVKRALEADRHVVLANKGPVAERYEELRALEADSAGSIRFEATVGGAIPVLSTIEDSTPQAVTAARGVLNGTANFILTRMAAEGLDYEHVLAEAQDLGVAEADPTFDVDGTDAALKFVILANVLADGGFSLEDATVEGIQNIPGSALDLAAEDGRTIRLIGEATRDGVRVGPRLVPENGPLAVTGTRNIVQIETRNAGSLHSSGRGAGGPETATAVLSDVGRLPPL; translated from the coding sequence ATGCAACTCGCAATTCTCGGTGCCGGAGACGTCGGCCGCTCGGTCGCCGACCTCGCCGGTGAGTACGGACACGACGTCGTTGCGCTCGCTGACTCGACGACCGCCGCGGTCGACGACGATGGAATCGACATCGCCGGCGCGCTCGAGCGGAAAGCCGGCGACGAACCGCTGGGCTCGAGCGACCCCACAGACGTCTTCGACGCCGATTACGACGTCCTCGTCGAGGCGACCCCGACCACGCTGGGCGACGCCGAACCCGGCTTCTCGCACGTCAAACGCGCCCTCGAGGCCGACCGCCACGTCGTGTTAGCCAACAAAGGCCCCGTCGCGGAACGCTACGAAGAACTCCGCGCACTCGAGGCCGACAGCGCGGGCTCGATCCGTTTCGAGGCCACCGTCGGCGGCGCGATTCCGGTGTTGTCGACCATCGAGGACTCGACACCACAGGCCGTCACTGCGGCTCGTGGCGTTCTGAACGGGACCGCGAACTTCATCCTGACCCGGATGGCCGCCGAGGGCCTCGACTACGAGCACGTCCTCGCGGAAGCCCAAGACCTCGGTGTGGCTGAGGCCGACCCGACGTTCGACGTCGACGGCACCGACGCCGCGCTCAAGTTCGTCATCCTCGCGAACGTCCTCGCCGACGGCGGCTTCTCGCTCGAGGACGCCACCGTCGAAGGCATCCAGAACATTCCCGGCAGTGCCCTCGACCTCGCCGCCGAAGACGGGCGCACGATCCGCCTCATCGGCGAGGCGACCCGCGACGGCGTCCGCGTCGGCCCGCGACTCGTGCCCGAAAACGGCCCGCTGGCCGTCACCGGCACGCGAAACATCGTCCAGATCGAGACGCGAAATGCCGGCTCGCTTCACTCGAGCGGCCGCGGCGCTGGCGGCCCGGAGACGGCGACTGCCGTGCTCTCGGACGTCGGCCGACTCCCGCCGCTGTAG
- a CDS encoding amino acid-binding protein, whose protein sequence is MTAVSDDPVDEDETETDGGVRAYTVRLELVDEPGELLRALSPIADNGGNLLSIHHERGNMTPRGHIPVEVDLECPPDRFDGIVDALRDAGVNVIQAGAEHYGEEISVVLVGNLVERDLSNTLSRIEDEADAVVRDLSLAAPEGTDAVSSARVRLAIDSGRSDAALEAIRTIGTDKELTVVEPLLGGDA, encoded by the coding sequence GTGACGGCAGTGAGTGACGACCCCGTCGACGAGGACGAGACGGAGACGGACGGCGGTGTCCGTGCGTACACCGTTCGACTCGAACTCGTCGATGAACCCGGTGAGTTACTTCGCGCGCTTTCACCCATCGCCGACAACGGCGGCAATCTGCTGAGTATCCATCACGAACGCGGTAATATGACCCCGCGCGGGCACATCCCTGTGGAGGTCGACCTCGAGTGTCCGCCCGACCGATTCGACGGCATCGTCGACGCCCTTCGCGACGCTGGCGTCAACGTCATTCAGGCCGGTGCCGAACACTACGGCGAGGAGATCAGCGTCGTCCTCGTCGGCAACCTCGTCGAGCGCGACCTCTCGAACACCCTCTCGCGGATCGAAGACGAGGCCGACGCCGTCGTCCGTGACCTCTCGCTTGCCGCACCCGAGGGCACGGACGCCGTCTCGAGCGCCCGCGTTCGACTCGCGATCGACTCCGGACGCTCCGACGCTGCGCTCGAAGCGATCCGTACGATCGGCACGGACAAGGAACTCACTGTCGTCGAACCACTCCTCGGAGGTGATGCCTGA
- a CDS encoding NifU family protein, with protein sequence MTDSDASSDANAEPSLRERVERWLSREMPIIQMHGGTSAVREADPETGEVIIELGGGCKGCSVSNITTSNIEAELLTWPEIDDITVRVPDARESLGGPDQAESIMGVDRTEGGRGDWGSSNPGKDHL encoded by the coding sequence ATGACAGATTCCGACGCCAGTTCCGACGCCAACGCCGAACCGTCACTCCGCGAGCGCGTCGAACGCTGGCTCAGCCGCGAGATGCCGATCATCCAGATGCACGGTGGGACGAGCGCCGTCCGTGAGGCTGACCCGGAGACCGGTGAAGTCATCATCGAACTCGGGGGCGGCTGCAAGGGGTGTTCGGTGAGCAACATCACGACGAGCAACATCGAGGCCGAACTACTCACGTGGCCGGAAATAGACGATATTACGGTTCGCGTGCCAGACGCTCGCGAGAGCCTCGGCGGTCCCGACCAGGCCGAATCGATCATGGGTGTCGACCGCACCGAAGGCGGCCGCGGTGACTGGGGCTCGTCGAACCCCGGAAAGGACCACCTCTAG
- a CDS encoding LVIVD repeat-containing protein — translation MQRRAFLRAGGVAGATVALPQSVTASTAAADGSDTGPLGRVDVEGAAEAVVGDDGETAYLAATTGFATVDISDPTAPAVLAERLDLEADGARMTELLDVAVDGDRLAVVGPANPRDDGTFHGFVLYDVRDPADPVVVGDPYETGSHIHNCALEDDLLYVVENDTDGHSLVIFDVSDDPEEIGRWSLLEHEPEWADAFWLARYLHDVTIHGDIAVLPHWDAGTYLLDVSDPTAPELLSRVRETDLEAQRDLGDREAYMGLPGNDHYAMLGDGGDLLAVGREAWSVDGDAPDGPGGIDLYDVSDPAEPERLSTIDAPAADDASYYGGTWTTSHNFDLHDGRLYSSWYQGGIKVHDVSDPGAPEERAHWRDADTAGFWTARVADPSETLVASSTPLIPNADTEGALYTFSTDLSLPDSSTGLLDSVPGFTGSAGAVGLAAGAVGLEWLRRRRGTDGQ, via the coding sequence ATGCAGCGGAGAGCGTTCCTTCGAGCAGGCGGTGTCGCCGGCGCGACGGTGGCCCTCCCACAGTCGGTGACGGCGTCGACGGCTGCCGCCGACGGGTCGGACACCGGGCCGCTGGGTCGCGTTGACGTCGAGGGCGCTGCCGAAGCCGTCGTCGGTGACGACGGCGAGACAGCGTATCTCGCCGCCACCACCGGGTTCGCGACCGTCGACATCAGCGACCCCACAGCGCCCGCCGTCCTCGCCGAGCGCCTCGACCTCGAGGCCGATGGCGCGCGCATGACCGAACTCCTCGATGTGGCCGTCGACGGCGACCGGCTAGCCGTCGTCGGCCCGGCCAACCCGAGAGACGACGGCACCTTCCACGGATTCGTGCTCTACGACGTGCGCGATCCCGCCGACCCCGTCGTCGTCGGCGACCCCTACGAAACCGGCTCTCACATCCACAACTGTGCGCTCGAGGACGACCTGCTCTACGTCGTCGAAAACGACACCGACGGCCACTCGCTGGTTATCTTCGACGTCAGTGACGACCCTGAAGAAATCGGCCGCTGGTCGCTGCTCGAGCACGAGCCCGAGTGGGCGGATGCCTTCTGGCTCGCGCGATATCTCCACGACGTGACGATCCACGGCGACATCGCTGTTCTCCCCCACTGGGACGCCGGCACGTACCTACTCGACGTCAGCGATCCGACCGCCCCCGAACTGCTCTCACGGGTTCGCGAAACTGACCTCGAGGCCCAGCGGGACCTCGGAGATCGGGAGGCGTACATGGGGCTACCGGGCAACGACCACTACGCGATGCTCGGTGACGGTGGTGACCTCCTCGCAGTCGGTCGCGAGGCCTGGTCGGTGGATGGTGACGCGCCGGACGGGCCGGGCGGAATCGACCTCTACGACGTCAGCGATCCCGCCGAACCGGAGCGGCTGTCGACGATCGACGCCCCAGCGGCCGACGACGCGTCGTACTACGGCGGCACGTGGACGACCTCGCACAATTTCGATCTGCACGACGGCCGTCTCTACTCGTCGTGGTATCAGGGCGGCATCAAAGTACACGACGTCAGCGACCCCGGCGCACCTGAAGAGCGCGCCCACTGGCGCGACGCCGACACCGCGGGCTTCTGGACCGCTCGCGTCGCCGACCCCAGCGAGACGCTCGTCGCGAGCAGCACGCCGCTGATCCCCAACGCGGACACCGAGGGGGCGCTGTACACGTTTTCGACCGACCTTTCTCTCCCGGACTCGAGTACGGGACTTCTCGACTCGGTTCCGGGATTCACTGGCTCTGCCGGCGCTGTCGGCCTCGCGGCCGGAGCCGTCGGCCTCGAGTGGCTGCGCAGACGCCGCGGAACCGACGGCCAGTAG